Proteins from one Paenibacillus amylolyticus genomic window:
- a CDS encoding ATP-binding protein has protein sequence MIRWMAVIVKADNIVNTIVALGNILRPVFSSKDSMCSLRDELSYLDNYLKIINMRFNNNITFTMDVNEAWMDCQVPRFILQPLLENSIASGRQSEDFAIQIGITASVDQERLILRVTDSGVGMDAESILELNEKLAKGESPKSTVGGSGIGLNNVNKRIRLYYGPQFGIRFVPADQGAEAIVTLPVHR, from the coding sequence ATGATCCGCTGGATGGCTGTCATTGTGAAGGCGGACAACATCGTAAATACGATTGTAGCACTGGGCAATATTTTGCGCCCCGTATTCTCCAGCAAAGACTCCATGTGTTCTCTGCGGGACGAACTGTCGTATTTGGACAATTATCTGAAGATCATTAACATGCGATTCAATAATAATATTACATTTACAATGGACGTGAATGAAGCGTGGATGGATTGTCAGGTGCCGCGTTTTATCCTGCAGCCGCTGCTGGAAAATTCCATTGCTTCCGGCAGACAGAGCGAAGATTTTGCCATCCAGATCGGAATTACGGCCTCGGTCGACCAGGAACGTCTGATACTGAGGGTCACCGATTCCGGCGTTGGAATGGATGCAGAGAGCATCTTAGAGTTAAACGAAAAGCTGGCCAAGGGGGAATCGCCCAAATCTACTGTTGGCGGGAGCGGAATCGGACTGAATAACGTCAATAAACGGATTCGTTTGTATTATGGACCGCAGTTCGGCATTCGTTTTGTTCCGGCCGATCAGGGCGCTGAGGCCATCGTTACCTTGCCTGTACATCGATGA
- a CDS encoding AraC family transcriptional regulator, with protein sequence MTEQLEICDTMPDMLDQVVIYIDTLVDLIRKRLQMSDEITRAIEYIKRHYTENISLQMVADHVGLSMGYLSNLFRRELQITYIDYVNRYRIERAKDLLAQNQLRSSDVPALVGFSPEYTYFSKVFKRITGLNPNEYRRQTTLKDRGCHE encoded by the coding sequence GATGCCGGATATGCTTGACCAGGTCGTTATCTATATTGACACGTTGGTTGATTTAATTCGCAAGCGCTTACAAATGAGTGATGAGATTACCCGCGCCATTGAATACATCAAACGTCATTATACCGAAAACATCAGTCTCCAGATGGTTGCAGACCATGTAGGTCTAAGCATGGGGTATCTCAGCAACCTGTTCCGAAGAGAGCTGCAGATCACTTATATTGATTATGTGAACCGTTATCGGATTGAACGCGCCAAGGACCTGCTTGCCCAAAATCAACTGCGCTCTTCCGATGTGCCAGCTCTGGTCGGCTTTTCACCCGAGTATACGTATTTTAGCAAAGTATTCAAAAGAATTACGGGTCTTAATCCGAACGAATACCGGCGCCAAACGACGCTCAAAGACAGAGGGTGCCATGAATGA
- a CDS encoding extracellular solute-binding protein: MRTKKSFRQVIALLMMTSLLLAACTGSGSGTGQTSTGETGSSDTGSDKDLVTLRVLIMETGSKWNTQQNNEVAQAIAEKIGVKIEYVEADENKFNVLLAGGDLPDLVRTDVNKYQKQLIEGDLIVPLDDLLATSGKDITANIGTVVEYSKKNWSNGTGNLYFLPPQVQSKPGTSIAPITIGPTIRWDWYKEIGTPEMATMDDLLDVVGKIVEKHPQTEDGKKVYGVSMWQDWGLWPYTIPPIIFTENVGTTSDLTAAKVGGSDFISNLTDESSNFWTALNFYNKAQRRGLLDPDSLTMKNNDYMAKATAGQIVVGPATWAMGDFNAQHAKDGKGYLVVPAGKLAWTGAVNPLGWQDKAYSISKTSKHPEKAMEFLNYIYSYEGARTMYNGVEGKHWKMVDGKPTLTDETLALKAAGGAPYEATGLSLDRNIIGLGGDMVNPDDKMPVDLFTSEEALSKAATPLEKDFAEHYGASYSGEVFKNLIDQGKLNTFTSWMDGMTDEEIVQRNTVPGVTLDDKLKKQEAELKELAAREAAKVILSKDEQAFEANKQAALAAFKKQEQMSLPPGITPKYSGFVKLTGCNTTSLATTSVTKRG, encoded by the coding sequence ATGAGAACTAAAAAGTCGTTCCGCCAAGTAATTGCACTGCTCATGATGACGTCCTTGCTGCTGGCAGCCTGTACGGGCAGCGGCTCGGGAACGGGCCAGACCAGCACGGGCGAAACCGGTTCATCAGATACCGGCTCGGACAAAGACCTCGTGACGCTGCGAGTGCTCATCATGGAAACCGGCTCCAAGTGGAATACGCAGCAGAACAACGAAGTGGCCCAGGCTATTGCCGAGAAGATCGGTGTCAAAATTGAATACGTTGAAGCAGACGAAAACAAATTCAATGTGTTGCTTGCTGGCGGCGATCTGCCCGATCTGGTACGTACCGACGTGAACAAATATCAAAAACAACTGATTGAAGGGGATCTAATCGTTCCGCTCGATGATCTGCTCGCTACATCCGGCAAAGACATTACGGCGAACATCGGTACAGTGGTCGAATACAGCAAAAAGAACTGGAGCAACGGCACCGGAAACCTGTATTTCCTGCCTCCCCAAGTGCAATCCAAACCGGGTACTTCCATTGCACCAATCACCATAGGCCCGACGATTCGTTGGGACTGGTATAAGGAAATTGGCACCCCGGAAATGGCCACAATGGATGACTTGCTGGACGTTGTAGGAAAAATTGTGGAAAAGCACCCGCAGACCGAAGACGGCAAAAAAGTGTACGGCGTGTCCATGTGGCAAGATTGGGGATTATGGCCTTATACGATTCCGCCAATCATCTTTACCGAGAATGTAGGCACGACAAGCGACCTGACTGCAGCCAAAGTTGGCGGCAGCGATTTCATCAGCAACTTGACTGACGAGTCCTCCAACTTCTGGACTGCCCTTAACTTCTATAATAAGGCTCAACGCAGAGGATTGCTCGATCCGGATTCCCTGACGATGAAGAACAATGACTACATGGCTAAGGCAACTGCAGGACAGATCGTTGTTGGCCCCGCCACCTGGGCGATGGGAGATTTCAATGCACAGCATGCCAAGGATGGCAAAGGATATCTGGTTGTGCCTGCCGGCAAACTGGCCTGGACGGGTGCAGTCAATCCACTTGGATGGCAGGATAAAGCCTACAGCATATCCAAAACGTCCAAACATCCTGAAAAAGCGATGGAATTCCTCAATTATATCTACTCCTATGAAGGTGCACGCACCATGTATAACGGCGTAGAAGGCAAGCACTGGAAGATGGTAGACGGCAAACCGACACTTACGGACGAAACACTCGCATTGAAAGCAGCAGGCGGAGCTCCATACGAAGCCACCGGACTTTCACTGGATCGCAACATCATCGGTCTGGGCGGTGACATGGTCAATCCCGATGACAAAATGCCGGTCGACCTCTTTACCTCGGAGGAGGCGCTGTCCAAAGCGGCCACCCCGCTTGAAAAAGATTTTGCAGAACACTATGGCGCTTCTTACTCGGGAGAGGTATTCAAAAATTTGATCGATCAAGGCAAACTCAATACGTTCACCAGCTGGATGGACGGCATGACGGACGAGGAGATCGTACAGCGGAACACCGTTCCAGGCGTAACCTTGGACGACAAATTGAAGAAACAGGAAGCAGAACTTAAAGAACTGGCAGCGCGCGAAGCGGCCAAAGTAATTCTTTCCAAGGATGAACAGGCATTCGAAGCAAATAAACAGGCGGCACTTGCGGCATTCAAAAAGCAGGAGCAGATGAGTTTACCGCCTGGTATAACGCCGAAGTACAGCGGCTTCGTCAAGCTCACGGGCTGTAATACGACTTCGCTCGCAACGACAAGCGTCACGAAGAGGGGCTAA
- a CDS encoding carbohydrate ABC transporter permease yields the protein MRTQPAGQTLRPVRHTDWKDLTFTLFNYIVLSLLVIITIYPFYYIFIYSISDPIEVQKGVYFWPAGFSLEAYQATVKLPGIMDAAIVSVSRTVLGTLITVFSCSFFAYLITKEEMPFRKIIYRFVLITMYFNAGFIPWYLTMKTYGLQNNFLLYIIPSAMSGFNIILIKTFIEQLPASLEESAKIDGAGYFRIYRSIIFPLSMPIIATIAVFSAVGQWNTWFDNFFLVENPKLQTLQLVLYNFLNQSSNLSNMTTDELTRGDVVRTLTPQSIRMTITMLVTLPIVLVYPMLQRYFVKGIMMGAVKG from the coding sequence ATGCGCACACAACCCGCAGGACAGACGCTTCGTCCCGTCCGCCATACCGACTGGAAAGACCTTACGTTCACCCTTTTTAATTACATCGTACTGTCCTTGCTTGTCATCATCACCATCTATCCGTTCTATTATATCTTCATCTATTCGATCAGCGATCCCATCGAGGTTCAGAAAGGGGTATATTTCTGGCCAGCCGGCTTCTCCCTTGAAGCATACCAAGCGACGGTGAAATTGCCGGGCATCATGGATGCTGCCATTGTCAGTGTCTCCCGGACCGTGCTCGGAACGTTAATTACGGTGTTCAGCTGTTCCTTCTTTGCTTATCTCATTACCAAAGAAGAGATGCCATTCCGCAAAATCATATACCGTTTTGTACTGATCACAATGTACTTCAATGCAGGCTTTATCCCATGGTATCTGACGATGAAAACGTATGGATTGCAGAACAACTTCCTGCTGTATATCATTCCAAGCGCGATGTCGGGCTTTAACATCATTTTAATCAAAACGTTCATCGAACAGCTACCCGCATCCCTGGAGGAATCGGCGAAGATCGATGGGGCCGGGTACTTCCGGATCTATCGCAGCATTATTTTCCCGCTGTCGATGCCAATTATCGCCACCATTGCCGTATTCTCCGCCGTAGGTCAGTGGAATACCTGGTTCGACAACTTTTTCCTGGTGGAAAATCCGAAGCTGCAAACGTTGCAACTGGTACTCTACAACTTCCTGAACCAGTCGAGTAACCTGTCCAACATGACGACAGATGAGTTGACCCGCGGCGATGTTGTCCGAACGCTCACACCGCAGTCCATTCGAATGACCATTACGATGCTTGTCACGCTGCCTATTGTCCTGGTGTATCCGATGCTGCAGCGGTATTTTGTCAAAGGCATTATGATGGGAGCCGTCAAGGGTTAA
- a CDS encoding ABC transporter permease subunit, whose translation MQRTKTLNRAVTQRTGKLNRKDGIHLLLLATPFVLFTLAFSYVPLFGWIYAFFDYKPGIPLQQTPFLGLENFRNMLDDSRMGPVLANTLALSLLSIATAPVPMLLAILISEVRSGWFKRLVQTVSTLPNYISWIIVFSLAFSMFSTEGAVNSIMMKTGIGSPPVDILGNYDRVWTVQTLLLLWKSAGWSAIIYLAAIVGIDSEQYDAAKVDGAGRMRTIWHITLPSIMPTFIVLLLLSVSNLLSAGFEQYLVFSNVMIADRIEVLDLYVYRLGLVTGDYSYSTAVGIFKTVISVLLLFSVNILSKKVRGQGIV comes from the coding sequence ATGCAACGTACCAAGACCCTGAACAGAGCCGTAACCCAAAGGACCGGCAAGCTGAATCGCAAGGACGGCATACACCTCCTGCTTCTGGCCACACCATTTGTACTGTTTACGCTGGCCTTCAGCTACGTACCTTTATTCGGATGGATCTACGCATTCTTTGATTACAAACCAGGCATTCCGCTTCAACAAACTCCTTTTCTAGGGCTGGAAAATTTTCGCAACATGTTGGATGATTCACGGATGGGGCCCGTACTTGCTAACACGCTGGCACTAAGCTTGCTGTCCATTGCAACCGCCCCTGTACCGATGCTGCTTGCCATACTGATCTCGGAAGTCCGCTCCGGCTGGTTCAAAAGGCTGGTGCAGACCGTCTCTACACTGCCGAATTATATCAGCTGGATCATCGTATTTTCCCTCGCATTCAGCATGTTCAGTACGGAGGGAGCCGTCAATTCAATCATGATGAAAACGGGAATCGGCAGTCCACCCGTGGATATTCTCGGTAACTATGACCGGGTATGGACGGTGCAAACCTTGCTGCTGCTGTGGAAGTCCGCAGGATGGAGCGCCATCATCTATCTGGCTGCCATCGTTGGCATCGACAGCGAACAGTACGATGCAGCCAAGGTGGACGGCGCCGGGCGCATGCGTACGATCTGGCACATTACGTTGCCAAGCATCATGCCGACCTTCATTGTGCTTTTGCTGCTCTCCGTCAGCAACCTGCTGTCCGCAGGGTTTGAGCAATATCTCGTATTCAGCAACGTCATGATTGCAGACCGGATCGAAGTGCTTGATCTCTACGTGTACCGGCTCGGATTGGTGACAGGTGACTACTCGTACTCGACGGCTGTGGGCATTTTCAAAACCGTAATTAGCGTTCTGCTGCTCTTCAGCGTCAACATTCTATCCAAGAAAGTTCGCGGTCAAGGCATCGTCTGA
- a CDS encoding HAMP domain-containing protein, translated as MNENIRQIPVCLQTAPNTAYSLYYGHQPRRTGGASYFIYSFMQNMIKIQNERLLYQQFQQLDHNIGGLVKEIDRLSMLFLRDDHIQQFLYKISEKTEEEFLESKNDVQRVIADFIDNYNYIDSIYITADNLGAVGGSQKRTLVYDRDAWQQSFFTSEPFRQTLEQYPHLVIHSGIKKSFYNPYLTGEDDGYLISLMRGTRAIYDPTTSATLIFNIDERYLSSIYATALNSEEGDMYIASADGTIISASEADRVGTQSHFTPGAELTDGAYGSLDDEKAGRSMQVVYYKLHDGGWYLLKEIPLSQYADQILGVQRMLVLVFTISVFAIFIASYFWLRKIIKPLNQLSSKMKDMSRGELGVTVDHVPNNELGTVIRRFNEMSLSMVELVDKNNEIQEKKGSWNWRHYSIRLIRISCTTP; from the coding sequence ATGAATGAGAACATCCGTCAAATCCCTGTTTGTCTCCAGACAGCTCCGAACACAGCTTATTCTCTATATTATGGTCATCAGCCTCGCCGTACTGGCGGGGCTTCTTATTTTATTTATTCCTTTATGCAGAACATGATCAAAATCCAGAACGAACGGTTGCTCTACCAGCAATTCCAACAGCTTGACCATAACATAGGCGGCCTGGTGAAAGAGATCGATCGCCTGTCCATGCTTTTTCTGCGGGATGATCACATTCAGCAGTTTTTGTACAAAATTTCGGAGAAGACGGAAGAGGAATTTCTCGAATCGAAAAACGACGTGCAGCGGGTCATTGCCGATTTCATCGACAACTACAACTATATTGACTCGATTTATATTACGGCGGATAATCTCGGGGCAGTAGGAGGTAGTCAGAAGCGGACCCTCGTTTACGATCGGGACGCATGGCAGCAGAGTTTCTTTACTTCCGAGCCCTTCCGTCAAACGCTCGAACAGTACCCTCATCTGGTTATCCATTCCGGGATCAAAAAATCATTCTACAATCCCTATCTGACCGGAGAAGACGATGGTTATCTGATCAGCCTGATGCGTGGCACGCGTGCCATCTATGATCCAACTACAAGCGCCACGCTGATTTTTAATATCGATGAACGGTATTTATCATCCATCTATGCTACGGCGCTGAACAGTGAAGAAGGCGACATGTATATCGCCAGCGCTGACGGAACAATCATTTCGGCCAGTGAGGCGGATCGGGTAGGGACGCAGAGTCACTTCACACCAGGAGCGGAGCTGACGGACGGTGCCTATGGAAGCCTGGATGACGAAAAGGCCGGACGCAGCATGCAGGTTGTATATTACAAACTCCATGACGGCGGGTGGTACCTGCTGAAGGAAATTCCACTCAGTCAGTACGCTGACCAGATTCTGGGCGTTCAACGAATGCTTGTACTCGTGTTCACGATTAGTGTGTTCGCGATATTTATAGCCTCCTATTTCTGGCTTCGCAAAATCATTAAACCGCTCAACCAATTGTCCAGCAAAATGAAAGACATGAGCCGAGGTGAACTCGGGGTTACCGTCGATCACGTTCCGAATAATGAGCTGGGCACGGTCATCCGCCGCTTTAATGAGATGTCGCTCAGCATGGTAGAACTGGTGGACAAAAACAATGAGATTCAGGAGAAAAAAGGGAGCTGGAACTGGAGGCATTACAGTATCAGATTAATCCGCATTTCCTGTACAACACCTTGA